A window of the Enterobacteriaceae bacterium 4M9 genome harbors these coding sequences:
- a CDS encoding LysR family transcriptional regulator yields MHSALRRLDLNLLLVFDVLLRTRSVTLAAQELSLSQSACSHALARLREALDDRLFIRNGGLMQPTPLAQRLAPSISATLNTLSGCLAETQHFDPATSRQIFTCAATDYTGFALLPHFISRLQQQAPLVHINIVQSRSADSLDDLRAGRIDFSLGFGCAQESLPDDIRAVDGFTDDYVVMARTRHPVVGARLTLERYLACRHIVIRPWHDEPGIIDSILAREGLERQIALQLPTMMGTPFIVAESDLLITLPRHAARTFTSLAGLDIFPVPFATPQYTLRVWSHCSAESSGAHRWVEKRLLEAMSGKGEEV; encoded by the coding sequence ATGCATAGTGCTTTACGACGCCTCGATTTAAATCTACTGCTGGTTTTTGATGTACTGTTGCGCACCCGGAGCGTTACGCTGGCCGCACAGGAACTGTCACTGAGCCAGTCCGCATGCAGCCACGCGCTGGCCCGCTTGCGTGAAGCGCTGGACGACAGGTTATTTATACGCAATGGCGGGCTTATGCAGCCAACGCCGCTGGCACAGCGTCTGGCGCCTTCCATCAGTGCCACGCTGAATACGCTCTCCGGCTGCCTTGCCGAAACGCAGCATTTCGACCCGGCAACCAGCAGGCAAATTTTTACCTGTGCAGCGACTGATTACACCGGCTTTGCGTTATTGCCGCATTTCATCAGCCGTCTGCAACAGCAGGCGCCGTTAGTGCATATCAACATCGTGCAGTCGCGCTCGGCCGATTCGCTGGATGACCTGCGCGCAGGACGCATTGATTTTTCGCTGGGATTTGGTTGTGCGCAGGAGTCGCTACCGGATGACATCCGGGCGGTTGATGGTTTTACCGATGACTATGTGGTGATGGCTCGCACCCGGCATCCGGTGGTGGGCGCGCGTCTTACACTTGAGCGCTATCTGGCCTGTCGGCACATTGTGATACGGCCCTGGCACGATGAGCCAGGTATTATCGACAGCATTCTGGCGCGAGAGGGCCTGGAGCGCCAGATAGCGCTCCAGCTTCCGACAATGATGGGCACGCCGTTCATCGTGGCGGAATCCGACCTTTTAATCACTCTGCCGCGCCATGCAGCGCGTACCTTCACTAGCCTTGCCGGGCTGGATATTTTCCCCGTGCCATTCGCCACACCACAATACACACTGCGAGTCTGGTCGCATTGTTCCGCAGAAAGCAGCGGTGCCCATCGCTGGGTAGAGAAACGCCTGCTTGAGGCGATGAGCGGCAAGGGGGAAGAAGTATAA
- a CDS encoding GNAT family N-acetyltransferase, which produces MSNVTWRTARQEDAQRCYEIERTAYEGDEAATREKIALRIAGYPQGFLVMEQAGAVIGFINSGCAWDVVMSDEAFKELVGHDADAPKVVIMSVVIDPAWQGKGLASPMMATFVSQMRELGKTEIHLMCKARHVPLYQKMGYRYVCPSESDHGGMAWHEMVMPL; this is translated from the coding sequence TTGTCAAATGTTACATGGCGCACGGCCAGGCAAGAGGATGCACAGCGCTGTTATGAGATTGAACGCACCGCCTACGAAGGTGATGAGGCGGCAACACGTGAGAAAATTGCGCTGCGTATCGCAGGCTATCCGCAGGGATTTCTGGTGATGGAGCAGGCAGGCGCCGTCATTGGGTTCATTAACAGCGGCTGTGCCTGGGATGTGGTGATGTCTGACGAAGCGTTCAAGGAGCTTGTCGGCCATGATGCAGATGCACCAAAGGTGGTGATTATGTCCGTTGTTATCGACCCGGCCTGGCAGGGAAAAGGACTGGCAAGCCCGATGATGGCAACGTTTGTCAGTCAGATGCGCGAGTTGGGCAAAACGGAAATCCATTTAATGTGCAAAGCGCGCCACGTGCCGCTGTATCAAAAGATGGGCTATCGCTACGTGTGCCCCTCCGAGTCCGACCACGGCGGCATGGCCTGGCATGAAATGGTGATGCCGCTTTAA
- a CDS encoding beta-galactosidase yields MSQLDRQPHSPTLAELLARRDFEHPGVTHINRLDMHPPFSGWRDGAAARDDSPSPFVQSLNGDWQFSYYRSPFEVPEAWVNEDLPGATALPVPANWQLYGYDAPVYTNINYPFTVAPPHVPQHNPTGCYSRTFSLPAGWREAGHTRIVFDGVNSAFYLWCNGAWVGYSQDSRLPAEFDLSAVLCDGENRIAVMVLRWCAGSYLEDQDMWRMSGIFRDVWLLNKAATSLADAQLRAELSPEMTHGTLSASLRVAGLTADCRLVLQLWDGEQRVGEVTGAPGGKVVDERGGYDERVTLRLSVAAVKPWSAETPNLYRAVVMLLDGAGNVLDAEAWDTGFRNIAIQNGLLMLNGKPLLLRGVNRHEHHPVRGQVMDEATMLRDIRLMKQNNFNAVRCSHYPNHSLWYRLCDRYGLYVVDEANIETHGMQPMSRLADDPRWLPAMSERVIRMVQRDINHASIILWSLGNESGHGANHDALYRWVKTADASRPVQYEGGGANTAATDIVCPMYARVDQDQPFPAVPKWSIKKWIGMPGETRPLVLCEYAHAMGNSLGGFDKYWAAFRQHPRLQGGFVWDWVDQSLTRTEHDGTHWQAYGGDFGDTPNDRQFCMNGLVFADRTPHPSLFEAKHAQRFFVFTLRQLSPLRLEVESEYLFRHSDNEQLHWRLELDGIEVARGDMALNLPPQGKRTLALDIPEVEGDAGQQLWLCVDVVQPCATPWSSAGHISASEQWRLALKTPPAQVISPASAPQCALSDGAYEISVAQQRWRFCRLSGQLLQWWQGEQPLFLTPLQDQFTRAALDNDIGISEAHNIDPNAWVERWTAAGYYHLQSVLLSMQADELSQGVQVRTRHAWRFAGQERFISEKCWHIDGDGTMTLDVEIQVAFGQPPPARIGLSCQLAALNDEVSWLGRGPHENYPDRKSSAHQGLWRLPLSALYTPYVRPCDNGLRCDTRLLEYGSLRLEGDFQFALGRYSPQQLNEVTHRHLLREEPGTWLNIDGFHMGVGGDDSWSPSVSQEYLLQAERYRYQLRWRCL; encoded by the coding sequence ATGTCCCAACTCGACCGTCAACCTCACTCTCCCACACTCGCTGAACTGCTGGCGCGCAGAGACTTTGAACATCCTGGCGTGACGCACATTAACCGGCTTGATATGCATCCTCCGTTTTCCGGCTGGCGCGATGGCGCAGCGGCCAGGGATGACAGCCCCAGCCCGTTCGTGCAAAGCCTGAACGGCGACTGGCAATTTTCATACTACCGCAGCCCGTTTGAGGTGCCTGAAGCGTGGGTGAACGAGGATTTACCTGGTGCAACCGCGCTCCCGGTGCCTGCCAACTGGCAGCTTTATGGTTACGATGCGCCAGTCTATACCAACATCAACTACCCGTTTACGGTGGCACCGCCACATGTGCCGCAACATAATCCCACCGGCTGTTACTCGCGCACCTTTTCACTGCCAGCGGGTTGGCGCGAAGCGGGGCACACCCGTATTGTGTTTGACGGTGTAAATTCGGCGTTTTATCTGTGGTGTAACGGCGCGTGGGTGGGTTACAGCCAGGACAGCCGTTTGCCTGCCGAGTTTGATCTCTCGGCTGTGCTGTGCGACGGGGAAAACCGCATTGCGGTTATGGTGCTGCGCTGGTGTGCGGGCTCATACCTGGAAGATCAGGATATGTGGCGTATGAGCGGGATTTTTCGCGATGTCTGGCTGCTTAACAAGGCAGCGACCAGCCTTGCGGACGCCCAACTGCGCGCGGAACTCAGCCCGGAAATGACGCACGGAACGCTAAGCGCGTCACTGCGTGTTGCCGGTCTAACCGCCGACTGCCGCCTGGTACTCCAGTTGTGGGACGGCGAACAACGGGTTGGGGAGGTCACTGGTGCGCCCGGTGGCAAGGTTGTGGACGAGCGAGGGGGATATGACGAGCGCGTTACGCTGCGCCTGAGTGTTGCGGCGGTAAAACCATGGAGCGCGGAAACGCCGAATCTCTACCGCGCCGTTGTGATGCTGCTTGATGGCGCTGGTAACGTACTGGATGCCGAAGCCTGGGACACAGGGTTTCGCAATATCGCCATTCAAAATGGCCTGCTCATGCTTAACGGCAAGCCGTTACTGTTGCGCGGGGTTAACCGTCATGAGCATCATCCGGTACGCGGGCAGGTGATGGACGAGGCGACGATGCTGCGCGATATCCGGCTTATGAAGCAGAACAACTTCAACGCGGTGCGCTGCTCGCATTATCCCAATCATTCACTCTGGTATCGCCTGTGCGATCGCTACGGGCTATACGTGGTGGACGAGGCCAATATTGAAACCCACGGTATGCAGCCCATGTCGCGGCTGGCGGATGACCCGCGTTGGCTACCGGCCATGAGCGAGCGCGTAATACGTATGGTGCAGCGTGATATTAACCATGCCAGCATTATCCTCTGGTCGCTCGGCAATGAGTCTGGGCATGGCGCCAACCACGACGCACTGTACCGCTGGGTGAAAACGGCTGACGCGTCACGGCCGGTGCAGTACGAGGGCGGCGGGGCCAACACGGCGGCAACGGATATTGTGTGTCCAATGTATGCGCGGGTTGACCAGGATCAGCCGTTCCCGGCTGTACCGAAGTGGTCAATTAAAAAATGGATTGGGATGCCTGGCGAAACGCGCCCGCTGGTGTTGTGTGAATATGCACATGCAATGGGCAACAGTCTGGGTGGGTTTGACAAATACTGGGCCGCCTTTCGCCAGCATCCTCGGTTACAAGGTGGCTTTGTCTGGGACTGGGTCGATCAGTCGTTAACGCGCACTGAGCACGATGGAACCCACTGGCAGGCCTACGGCGGTGATTTTGGCGATACGCCTAACGACAGGCAATTTTGCATGAACGGGTTGGTGTTTGCCGACCGCACGCCGCATCCGTCACTGTTTGAGGCGAAACACGCGCAGCGTTTTTTTGTCTTTACGCTGCGCCAGCTTTCTCCACTGCGCCTTGAGGTGGAAAGCGAATACCTGTTCCGCCATAGCGACAATGAGCAGTTGCACTGGCGACTCGAATTAGACGGAATTGAGGTAGCGCGTGGCGACATGGCGCTCAATTTGCCGCCGCAGGGCAAACGGACGCTGGCGCTTGATATCCCGGAAGTGGAGGGCGACGCTGGCCAGCAATTGTGGCTGTGTGTGGACGTGGTGCAACCTTGCGCCACGCCGTGGTCCTCAGCCGGGCACATCAGCGCGAGCGAGCAATGGCGGCTGGCGCTAAAAACACCGCCAGCGCAGGTCATCTCACCTGCCAGTGCGCCACAGTGTGCGCTAAGCGATGGGGCTTATGAGATTAGTGTCGCGCAGCAGCGCTGGCGCTTCTGTCGCCTGAGTGGGCAGTTGCTACAGTGGTGGCAGGGCGAGCAGCCGTTGTTTCTCACGCCCCTTCAGGACCAGTTCACGCGCGCAGCGCTGGATAACGACATCGGGATCAGTGAGGCACACAATATTGACCCCAACGCCTGGGTAGAACGCTGGACGGCGGCGGGTTATTACCATTTACAGTCGGTGCTGCTGTCGATGCAGGCCGACGAGCTTAGTCAGGGCGTGCAGGTGCGCACACGGCATGCCTGGCGGTTCGCGGGGCAGGAGCGTTTTATCAGCGAAAAATGCTGGCATATTGACGGCGATGGCACCATGACGCTTGATGTAGAGATTCAGGTAGCGTTCGGGCAACCGCCGCCTGCGCGCATTGGCCTGAGTTGCCAGCTGGCGGCGCTTAATGATGAAGTCAGTTGGCTGGGGCGTGGCCCACACGAGAACTATCCGGACAGGAAAAGTAGCGCGCATCAAGGGCTGTGGCGTCTACCGCTGTCAGCCCTGTACACGCCTTATGTACGACCCTGCGACAACGGATTACGTTGCGATACGCGCTTGCTTGAATACGGCTCACTCAGGCTGGAAGGCGATTTTCAGTTTGCACTGGGTCGTTACAGCCCACAGCAGCTCAACGAGGTCACGCACCGTCATCTGCTGCGTGAAGAACCCGGTACCTGGTTGAATATTGACGGCTTCCATATGGGTGTGGGGGGCGATGACTCCTGGAGCCCAAGCGTCAGCCAGGAATATCTGTTGCAGGCTGAGCGCTATCGCTACCAGTTGCGCTGGCGCTGTCTGTAA
- a CDS encoding AMP nucleosidase gives MTQPTAGLTPEQAIDQLEKQYQDAVNALRCAIARYIEHGELPAPEERATGLFVYPELRVSWDGEAHSAPRTRAWGRFTHAGSYATTITRPSLFRAYLEEQLDILVQDYGAQITVAPSQHEIPYPYVIDGSSLSLERSMSAGLTRHFPTTELALIGDETADGLFHPTERYPLSHFDARRVDFSLARLRHYTGTPPEHFQPFVLFTNYTRYVDEFVRWGCAQILDPDSPYIAMSCAGDSWITADTEAPEDAISSLAWKKHQMPAWHLITADGQGITLINIGVGPSNAKTICDHLAVLRPDAWLMIGHCGGLRESQTIGDYVLAHAYLRDDHVLDSVLPPDIPIPSIAEVQRALYDATKEVSGMPGEEVKQRLRTGTVVTTDDRNWELRYAASALRFNLSRAVAIDMESATIAAQGYRFRVPYGTLLCVSDKPLHGEIKLPGQANRFYEGAISEHLQIGIRAIDLLRAEGGRLHSRKLRTFNEPPFR, from the coding sequence ATGACACAACCCACCGCCGGACTGACGCCTGAGCAGGCCATAGACCAGTTGGAAAAGCAGTATCAGGATGCCGTTAACGCGCTGCGCTGCGCCATTGCCCGCTATATCGAACACGGCGAACTGCCAGCGCCAGAAGAACGTGCTACCGGGTTATTCGTTTACCCGGAGCTACGTGTAAGTTGGGACGGTGAAGCCCACAGCGCACCGCGCACCCGCGCCTGGGGGCGTTTTACCCACGCAGGCAGCTATGCCACGACCATCACTCGCCCGTCGCTGTTTCGCGCTTATCTCGAAGAGCAACTGGATATCCTGGTTCAGGACTACGGCGCGCAGATCACCGTGGCACCATCGCAGCACGAAATTCCTTACCCGTATGTGATAGATGGCTCCAGTTTGTCTCTGGAGCGTTCAATGAGCGCCGGGCTGACGCGCCACTTCCCCACAACGGAACTGGCGTTGATTGGCGATGAAACGGCCGACGGCCTGTTCCACCCAACCGAGCGCTACCCGTTGTCGCACTTCGACGCCCGTCGCGTTGATTTCTCGCTCGCACGCCTGCGCCACTACACCGGCACGCCGCCGGAGCACTTCCAGCCGTTTGTGCTGTTTACCAACTACACCCGCTACGTAGACGAATTTGTGCGCTGGGGCTGCGCCCAGATCCTCGACCCGGACAGCCCGTATATCGCTATGTCATGCGCCGGCGACAGCTGGATAACCGCCGACACCGAAGCACCAGAAGATGCAATCTCAAGCCTGGCCTGGAAGAAACACCAGATGCCCGCCTGGCACCTGATTACCGCAGACGGCCAGGGCATCACCTTAATTAACATTGGCGTTGGCCCGTCTAACGCAAAAACCATCTGCGATCACCTGGCCGTGCTGCGCCCGGATGCCTGGCTGATGATTGGCCACTGCGGCGGCCTGCGCGAGAGCCAGACAATTGGCGATTACGTTCTGGCCCACGCCTATCTGCGTGACGACCACGTGCTCGACTCCGTGCTGCCGCCGGATATTCCTATTCCGAGCATCGCCGAGGTGCAGCGTGCGCTGTATGACGCCACCAAAGAAGTCAGCGGTATGCCCGGTGAAGAGGTGAAACAGCGCCTGCGTACCGGCACGGTAGTGACAACCGATGACCGCAACTGGGAGTTGCGCTACGCCGCCTCGGCGCTGCGCTTTAACCTCAGCCGCGCCGTGGCGATTGATATGGAAAGCGCCACCATCGCCGCCCAGGGTTACCGCTTTCGCGTACCTTACGGCACACTGTTGTGTGTATCCGATAAGCCGCTACACGGTGAAATCAAACTACCGGGCCAGGCGAACCGTTTTTACGAAGGCGCTATTTCCGAACACCTGCAAATTGGCATTCGCGCCATCGACCTGCTGCGCGCCGAAGGTGGGCGTTTGCACTCGCGCAAACTGCGCACCTTCAACGAGCCACCGTTCCGCTAA
- a CDS encoding glucose/quinate/shikimate family membrane-bound PQQ-dependent dehydrogenase, with product MADSAAVSGTKLKLWCYLLAAILLLVGGFFTLGGARLLMLGGSAWFLIAGIITLLAAVQFARQRASAVPLFLLMFLATVIWAWLEVRLDFWPLVSRLMVPAGLMLLAFATWPALRKREGKTPLAALSYGLCAVLLIGMVATFSQMFVPHPTVVFSGEPLPLVPVDKAKAQKDWDHYGNTAGGSRFVALDQITRDNVKDLKVAWTFHTGDTPLSPDGNGAEDQQTPLQVGDRVFLCTPHNNVIAVDADSGTQIWKREINAKSQVWQRCRGLAYFDATKPLAQPTLAGSTPVPAPVLAAGDSCQRRLVMNTSDARLIAINADNGEFCAHFGQNGVVNLKAGLGDAADPKYQLTSAPTIAGTTVVVGGRVADNVQTDMPGGVLRGFDVISGEMRWAFDPGRDDPTMALTPGETYVRSTPNSWAPMSYDAAMNAVFIPMGSSSVDLWGANRTPLDHKYGASVMALDATTGKMKWVYQTVHNDLWDFDIPMQPSLIDFPRQDGSTTPAVVFGTKAGQIFVLDRLTGKPLTEVQEMPVKTAGIPGEQYSHTQPVSTGMPQIGTQTLKESDMWGATLFDQLMCRISFKSMRYEGLFTAPGTDVSLSFPGSLGGMNWGSLSTDPNNHYIFVNDMRLGLWVQMIPQQVDSAAPASNGGESVNTGMGAVPLKGTPYAVNKNRFMSPLGVPCQKPPFGTLSAVDLKTQKIVWQVPVGTVQDTGPFGIKMRMKMPVGMPTLGGTLATQGGLVFIAGTQDYYLRAFDTSTGEEVWKARLPVGSGGGPMSYVSPKTGKQYVLISAGGARQSPDRGDYVIAYALDK from the coding sequence ATGGCTGATTCAGCTGCCGTATCCGGCACAAAGCTTAAGCTATGGTGTTACCTGCTGGCTGCAATATTGCTGCTGGTGGGTGGCTTTTTTACCCTCGGCGGTGCCAGACTGCTGATGCTGGGGGGAAGCGCCTGGTTTCTTATCGCCGGGATCATTACACTGCTTGCCGCCGTGCAGTTTGCACGCCAGCGCGCCTCAGCGGTGCCGCTGTTTCTGTTGATGTTCCTCGCCACCGTTATCTGGGCGTGGCTTGAAGTGCGCCTTGATTTCTGGCCGCTGGTGTCACGCCTGATGGTGCCTGCCGGGTTGATGCTGCTGGCATTCGCTACCTGGCCTGCATTACGTAAGCGTGAGGGTAAAACCCCGCTTGCTGCGCTCTCTTACGGGCTGTGTGCTGTGTTGCTTATTGGTATGGTTGCCACGTTCAGCCAGATGTTTGTTCCGCATCCAACGGTCGTGTTCAGCGGCGAGCCGTTGCCGCTGGTGCCGGTTGATAAGGCGAAAGCGCAAAAAGACTGGGACCACTATGGCAACACGGCGGGCGGTAGCCGCTTTGTGGCACTGGATCAGATAACCCGCGATAACGTGAAAGATCTGAAAGTGGCCTGGACTTTTCATACTGGCGATACGCCGTTAAGCCCGGATGGTAACGGTGCAGAAGATCAGCAAACGCCGTTGCAGGTGGGGGACCGCGTATTCCTGTGTACGCCGCACAACAATGTGATTGCGGTGGATGCCGACAGCGGTACACAAATCTGGAAGCGTGAAATCAACGCCAAATCTCAGGTGTGGCAGCGCTGTCGCGGTCTTGCTTACTTTGATGCCACCAAACCGCTGGCGCAGCCGACCCTCGCGGGCTCCACGCCAGTACCGGCACCAGTGCTTGCCGCAGGTGACAGCTGTCAGCGCCGTCTGGTGATGAACACCAGCGATGCCCGCCTGATCGCCATCAACGCTGACAACGGCGAGTTCTGCGCGCACTTCGGCCAGAACGGCGTGGTGAATTTAAAAGCCGGGCTGGGCGATGCCGCTGACCCGAAATATCAGCTGACCTCTGCGCCGACGATCGCGGGTACGACTGTAGTTGTGGGCGGTCGCGTGGCAGATAACGTACAGACCGATATGCCAGGCGGCGTACTGCGTGGCTTTGACGTTATCAGTGGTGAAATGCGCTGGGCGTTTGATCCGGGTCGTGATGACCCGACGATGGCGTTGACTCCGGGCGAAACCTATGTGCGTAGCACGCCAAACTCGTGGGCACCGATGTCTTATGACGCGGCCATGAACGCGGTGTTCATCCCAATGGGTAGCTCATCAGTCGATTTATGGGGCGCAAACCGCACGCCGCTGGACCATAAATATGGCGCGTCGGTAATGGCGTTAGATGCCACCACCGGGAAAATGAAGTGGGTGTACCAGACGGTACACAACGACCTGTGGGACTTTGACATCCCGATGCAGCCAAGCCTGATTGATTTCCCGCGCCAGGACGGCTCCACAACACCTGCGGTGGTGTTTGGCACCAAAGCCGGGCAGATTTTTGTGCTCGACAGGCTGACCGGTAAGCCGCTGACAGAGGTCCAGGAAATGCCGGTAAAAACCGCAGGCATCCCGGGGGAGCAGTATTCTCATACTCAGCCGGTATCAACAGGTATGCCGCAAATCGGCACGCAGACGCTCAAAGAGTCCGATATGTGGGGCGCTACGCTATTCGATCAGCTGATGTGTCGCATTAGCTTTAAATCAATGCGCTATGAAGGCCTGTTCACCGCGCCGGGTACGGATGTTTCCCTGAGCTTCCCGGGTTCGCTCGGTGGCATGAACTGGGGCAGTCTGTCGACGGACCCAAACAATCATTACATCTTTGTCAACGATATGCGCCTTGGGCTGTGGGTGCAAATGATCCCACAACAGGTGGATAGCGCCGCGCCAGCGAGCAACGGCGGTGAGTCGGTCAATACCGGAATGGGTGCGGTGCCGCTCAAGGGCACGCCGTATGCGGTCAACAAAAACCGCTTTATGTCGCCGCTGGGTGTGCCGTGCCAGAAGCCGCCGTTTGGTACGCTGTCGGCAGTGGATCTGAAAACGCAGAAAATCGTCTGGCAGGTGCCGGTGGGAACGGTGCAGGACACCGGGCCGTTTGGCATAAAGATGCGTATGAAGATGCCGGTAGGTATGCCAACGCTTGGTGGCACCCTCGCAACCCAGGGCGGGCTGGTGTTCATTGCCGGTACGCAGGATTATTATCTGCGTGCGTTTGATACCTCCACCGGCGAAGAAGTCTGGAAAGCGCGTCTGCCGGTTGGCAGCGGCGGCGGGCCGATGAGCTATGTGTCGCCAAAAACCGGCAAGCAGTATGTGCTTATCTCTGCCGGTGGCGCGCGCCAGTCACCGGATCGTGGTGATTACGTGATTGCTTACGCGCTGGATAAATAA
- a CDS encoding EmmdR/YeeO family multidrug/toxin efflux MATE transporter, with protein sequence MSRSGSLLKSRFTFTSRLSLKLFAIVRHAIERTPWYPRRRSYRTLFWREIMPLAVPIFLENTCVMLMGVLSTFLVSWLGKEAMAGVGMADSFNMVILAFFAAVDLGTTVVVAFSLGKRQGKRARAATRQSLVLMTLVAVLLVVLIHAVGEQIVDFIAGAATPEVKALALNYLQLTAWSYPAAAIALIGSGALRGAGNTRIPLLINGGMNILNIIISSVLIYGLFSWPGLGFAGAGLGITISRYIGAIGIIWVLMKGYKSLRISLRSYFRPLNFSILYEVLGIGIPASIESVLFNGGKLLTQMFVAGMGTSVIAGNFIAFSIAGLINLPGNALGSASTIITGRRLGKGQPGQAERQLRHVFWLSTIGLTAIAWFSAPFAGLMASFYTRDPDVAQVVKELIWLNALFMPIWAASWVLPAGLKGARDARFAMWVSMLGMWGCRVVAGYTLGVLLGWGVIGVWLGMFLDWAVRAALFYWRMVSGRWLWKYSRRGKNTGE encoded by the coding sequence ATGAGCCGGAGTGGCTCATTATTGAAAAGTCGTTTCACTTTCACAAGCAGGCTTAGCTTGAAACTCTTTGCCATTGTGCGCCACGCCATTGAGCGCACCCCCTGGTACCCGCGTCGTCGCAGTTATCGGACATTATTCTGGCGTGAAATCATGCCGTTGGCCGTGCCTATTTTCCTCGAAAACACCTGCGTAATGCTGATGGGCGTGCTGAGCACGTTTCTGGTGAGCTGGCTTGGCAAAGAGGCAATGGCGGGCGTCGGTATGGCCGACAGCTTCAACATGGTGATTCTGGCTTTTTTTGCTGCGGTCGACCTTGGGACCACGGTGGTGGTGGCCTTTAGCCTTGGCAAGCGCCAGGGCAAGCGAGCAAGGGCGGCGACGCGCCAGTCGCTGGTGCTGATGACGCTGGTGGCGGTTCTGCTTGTTGTGCTGATTCACGCCGTAGGCGAGCAGATTGTGGATTTTATCGCCGGAGCCGCCACGCCTGAGGTAAAAGCGCTGGCGCTCAACTACCTGCAGTTAACGGCCTGGAGTTATCCGGCGGCGGCCATTGCGCTCATTGGTAGCGGTGCGCTGCGCGGTGCGGGCAACACTCGCATACCGTTGCTTATCAACGGTGGTATGAATATCCTCAATATCATCATCAGCAGTGTGCTGATTTACGGCCTGTTTTCCTGGCCGGGGCTGGGGTTTGCCGGTGCCGGGCTTGGGATCACCATTTCCCGCTACATTGGCGCTATCGGTATTATATGGGTACTGATGAAAGGCTATAAATCGCTGCGCATTTCGCTGCGCAGTTATTTTCGCCCGCTTAATTTCTCCATTCTCTATGAAGTGTTGGGTATTGGCATCCCCGCGAGTATTGAGTCGGTGCTGTTTAACGGTGGCAAGCTGCTGACGCAGATGTTTGTGGCCGGCATGGGCACCAGCGTGATTGCGGGTAATTTTATTGCCTTTTCTATTGCCGGGTTGATAAACCTGCCGGGTAACGCGCTGGGTTCAGCCTCAACTATCATCACCGGGCGTCGGCTGGGTAAAGGGCAGCCAGGGCAGGCAGAGCGGCAGTTGCGCCATGTGTTCTGGCTCTCGACTATAGGCCTGACGGCCATCGCCTGGTTCAGCGCGCCGTTTGCCGGGCTTATGGCTTCGTTTTACACCCGCGACCCGGATGTGGCGCAGGTGGTGAAAGAGCTTATCTGGCTCAACGCGTTGTTTATGCCGATATGGGCCGCCTCCTGGGTGCTGCCTGCGGGCCTGAAAGGCGCGCGTGACGCGCGCTTTGCCATGTGGGTTTCCATGCTGGGCATGTGGGGTTGCCGCGTGGTAGCAGGTTACACGCTTGGCGTACTGCTTGGCTGGGGTGTTATCGGCGTCTGGCTTGGGATGTTCCTTGACTGGGCGGTACGTGCCGCACTCTTTTACTGGCGCATGGTCAGCGGCCGCTGGCTGTGGAAATATTCGCGCCGGGGGAAAAACACAGGCGAATAA